The Synchiropus splendidus isolate RoL2022-P1 chromosome 1, RoL_Sspl_1.0, whole genome shotgun sequence genome includes a window with the following:
- the si:ch211-201h21.5 gene encoding inosine-uridine preferring nucleoside hydrolase: protein MSKKLVIIDTDCGIDDAQALLLALAAPNIQLLAVTCVFGNAEVADVCQNVLKVFSVCEREGIPVFRGASGPLVGSCSLARDHFGSDGLGGVITDRDPKWEEKIQREHAADALVRLVSEHEKQVTLVSLGPLTNLALAVRLDPGFPEKLKDLVIMGGNIEGKGNVTPCAEFNFATDPESAYIVLEEFICPTSVVSWEFCCRNSLTWDFFEELVSQDFAAARFMKTITSNCWAYSKESLRNKRDVYFGPGFVSYDSYAVASCIDPSLVTESLVCPVRVELQGSICRGMMVLDQTNELKKTHSVSVPTKCDVTRFSQLLLESLRQPMRREK, encoded by the exons ATGTCCAAGAAGCTGGTGATCATCGACACTGACTGTGGGATCGATGATGCTCAGGCCCTGCTGTTGGCCCTGGCGGCCCCCAACATCCAGCTGCTGGCTGTGACCTGTGTGTTCGGGAACGCTGAGGTGGCCGATGTGTGCCAGAATGTCTTGAAGGTCTTCTCCGTCTGCGAGCGCGAGGGG ATCCCTGTGTTCCGGGGAGCCTCAGGTCCCCTGGTTGGATCCTGTAGCCTTGCAAGAGACCACTTTGGCAGTGATGGACTCGGTGGCGTGATCACTGATCGAGATCcaaagtgggaggagaagaTCCAGAGGGAACATGCAGCCGACGCCTTGGTCCGACTGGTGTCTGAACATGAGAAGCAG GTGACCCTGGTTTCTCTGGGACCTCTCACGAATTTAGCCCTGGCAGTGAGACTGGACCCTGGTTTTCCTGAGAAGCTCAAAGATCTGGTTATCATGGGTGGAAACATAGAAG GGAAAGGGAATGTCACGCCGTGCGCTGAATTCAACTTTGCGACTGACCCAGAGTCAGCATATATTGTGCTGGAGGAGTTCATCTGCCCGACGTCCGTGGTCTCCTGGGAGTTTTGTTGCAGAAACAGTTTGACATGG GATTTCTTCGAAGAGTTGGTCAGCCAAGACTTTGCTGCCGCCCGCTTCATGAAGACTATCACGTCTAATTGTTGGGCCTACTCCAAAGAGTCCCTGAGGAACAAGAGGGACGTTTACTTCGGCCCAGGCTTCGTCTCTTATGACTCGTACGCTGTAGCGTCCTGCATCGATCCCAGCCTGGTGACGGAGAGCCTCGTGTGTCCAGTCCGTGTTGAGCTGCAGGGATCCATCTGTCGTGGCATGATGGTGTTGGATCAGACCAATGAGCTGAAGAAGACCCATAGCGTGTCAGTCCCCACCAAATGTGATGTCACAAGGTTCAGCCAGCTGCTGCTTGAGTCGCTGAGACAGCCAATGAGGAGGGAGAAGTAG